AACGAGCGGGTCGCCTGTGACGACTGTGGGCGACGGACGGCCGCCGATCCGGTCTTCGAGCGGGCGGCCGAGGGAGAGCGGCCGCCACGGTGTGAGTGTGGCGGCGTCTTGCGGCCCGACGTGGTGCTGTTCGGCGAATCGCTACCGGGCGAAGCGATCGAGCGGGCGAACCGGCTGGCCCACCGGGCGGACTGGCTGCTGGTCGCCGGCTCGTCGCTGACCGTCGATCCCGCCGCAGGGCTCCCCGGTAGGGCGGCGCGGTCGGGCGCGACGGTCGGTATCGTGAACCTCGATCCGACGGAGAAAGACGACGCGGCCGCGGTCGTCGTCAGAGCGGACGTGACGACGATACTGCCGGCGATCGAACGGCGCGTCTAGAGTTCGACGCCGCCGGGGATGAGGCTCCGCCCGCGGCTGAGGCTGCCGCTCTCGTCGTAGACGAGCAGGATCTCCTTCGTGTAGACCGTCGATTTCCCGTCGCCGTCCGTGAGCCGGAGGCGGTATCTGGTGTCCTCGCCGTCGCTGGCGGCGGCGACGACCGACTCGACGACGCTCGGGGCGACGTTCGCTTCGAGGACGTACTCGCCGTTGTGGCGGTTCGCGATCGAGAGGACGCCAGCCGCCTCGCTGCCGTCGGCTCGGGTGCGATAGGTCACGTCCAGTTCGCCCGCGTCGAGTGTGCCACCGTCGCTGGTGAGTCGATCCGACAGGAGTTCGTCGGGACCGTCGAACGCGATCGCGATCACCGGATCGTCGGTCGACGACTCCTCGGTCCCGCTCACGCCGATGTCGAAGTAGTCACGCCGCATCTCGTACTCGACAGTAGGGAACCCTGGGCAAAGAACGTAACGGCGATTGGTACCACGACACACGGACTCGGGCGGAGCCGACAGCTATAATCCACAGTGGGACGCGGTGACGGGCATGGCCTGGGTCAAGTCCGAGTACGCGCCGGAGCTCGCGGTCCTGTCGACGTGGCTCGTGGCGCTGTTGCCGTGGTCGGGGGCGGTCCTGCCGATCGAGGTCGGCGGTCGACAGGTGACCGTCGTCGTCATCCGGTTCCTCTACTTTCGGCTGCAGTACATCTTCGGCATCTCCTTCGGCGAGCAAGAGCGGCCGTTCCTCTGGGTGGTCGAGGCACCGGCGTTCAACCAGACTCTGACGACGGCGAGCTGGGTGTGGGTCGGGGCCGCAGTCCTCTCGCTGGTTCCGCTGGCGTTGAGTGTCGCCTACTACGTCGACGAGGACGCCCACGAGGCCGCGATGCCGGTCGACCCGGTCCGGCTTCAGGGCGCGCTGCTGGCACTGTTGGGCGTGGGGCTGGCCGCCGCGACGCTCCTGTTCTGGGACCGCCAGCCGATCACGATCCCGGTCGGCACCGTGCTGACGCTCGTGTTCGGCACCCTCCTGCTGACGGTCGACCGGACCGACGACGAGGGCGTCGGCGAGGAGTGACGCCGCCGGCCCACGGGATTTCAATTCGCAATACTTGGAGGCGCTCATTTAAGTACGTCGGCGAAGTATCGTGAGACGATTCCACACGGTATCGAGCGATGGCAGGCGACGAGACAGAGCACGACGGATCGAGTTCGACGCCGCTGTCGGGCGTGCGCGACTGGCTCTCGCGGACGGCTCGCATGCTCAGCGGCGCGGCCGTCCCGTCGACGAACTACGATCCACAGCGCCACGGCAAACTGGTCGAGTACACGGTGCCCGAGCAGTACGACGAGATCGACCGCTACTGGCTCAACGCGCCCTTCGCCTTCGCCTCGATCAACCACGATCCCGAGGCCGACGAACAGTTCTACCAGGTCGTCGAACCCTCGCTCGACGAGTTCGAGCGCGATCTGCTCGATCGGCTCTTCGAGGACATCCGCGGCCCGCTCATCTACCGCGAGGACGTGAGCGACGACCCCGAGGCGGCGCTGGCCGCGGCGCTGCGGGACCGGATCGAGGAGTACGGCGTCGTCGTCGAGCCCGAGACGTTCTACCGGCTGCTGTACTACCTCTATCGGTCCTTCCTGGGCTACGGCCGGATCGACCCGCTGATGCACGATCCCGACATCGAGGACATCTCCTGTGACGGGGCCGGCCTGCCGATCTTCGCGTACCACGACGCGTACACCGATATCGAGACCAGCGTCGTCTACGAGGAGGGCGAGCTGAACGACTTCGTGATCCAGCTCGCACAGCGGTCGGGCCGACACGTCTCCGTCTCCGATCCCGTCGTCTCGACGACGCTGCCGGACGGCTCGCGGATCGAGTTGGCACTCGGCGAGGAGGTCACGCCCCGCGGCTCCGCGTTCACCATCCGGAAGTACGCCGACGAGCCCTTCACGCCGATCGACCTGCTGAACTACGGGACCTTTTCCGTCGAGATGCTGGCCTACCTCTGGCTGGCCATCGAGTCCAACAAGTCCCTGATCTTCGCCGGGGGGACGGCGGCGGGCAAGACGACCTCGATGAACGCCGTCTCGATGTTCATTCCGCCCCGATCGAAGGTGTTGACTATCGAGGACACCCGCGAGCTGTCGCTGTACCACGACAACTGGCTCTCGTCGGTGACCAGGGAGCGACTCGACGAGTCCGACATCACGATGTACGACCTGCTGCGGTCGGCGCTGCGCCACCGGCCGGAGTACATCATCGTCGGCGAGGTCCGCGGCGAAGAGGCGATCACCCTCTTTCAGGCGATGAACACGGGGCACACGACGTTCTCCACGATGCACGCCGACTCGGTCCAGACGGTGATCAACCGGCTGGAAAACGAGCCGATCAACGTGCCACGACCGATGGTCCAGAGCCTCGACATCCTCTGTGTGCAGGTGCTTGGCCGCTCGGGCGGGGAACGCGTCAGGCGGGCCAAGACCCTCGCCGAGATCGAGGGGATCGACCAGCGGACCGGGGAACTCGACTACTCCAACGCCTACGCCTGGCAGGCCGACGAGGACTACTTCGAGGACTCCAACAGCGATCTGCTGGACGAGATCAGGCGCGAACGGGGCTGGAGCCAGTCGGAGTTGCTCCGAGAGATGGACGATCGAAAGCGGTTCCTGCGATACCTCCAGGCGGAGTCGATCACGGACTACCGGCGCTTTACCGCGATGGTCAACAAGTACTACGCGGACAGCGAGACGGTGATGGAGCGGATCGACCAGGTCGACCTCGACGCGACACCCTGACATGCAACTCAATCCACTGGGGACGCTCCCCGTCTTCGTGGTCATCGCGATCCTGTGTGTGGTCGCGCTCGCGATGCTCGACGAGACGTTCGACACGTCGCTGACGCGGTTCAGCCGACGGCTGTTCGGGCGGTACGTCCCGGCGTCGGAGGAGCGAGAGCGACTCCTGAAGTCGGCGTTCGTGGTGTCCACGTACCGGACCTACGCCGCCCGGACGCTGCTGTACACGGCGCTTTCGGCGCTGGGCGGTGCGATCACCGGAGTCTACCTGTTCGGCGGGCTCCTGCTGGCGATTCCGGGGATCGTCGACCTCATGATGGGGTTGCCCCGGACGATGGTCAACGCGCTGGGGATCCGTGGATTCGAACTCGTGTTGACCCAGCGTGAGATCCTGCTGATCCTGCTGAGCGGGGGTGTCCTCACCGGCGTGACGGCCGCGGGGCTGACGTACTGGCTGCGCTGGGAGCTGCCCCGAAGCAGGGCCGCGGTCCGCCAGCGAGCGATCGACGAGGGACAGGGGCGGACCCTCGCGTTCCTCTATGCCCTCTCGCGGGGCGGCGTCTCCTTCCCTGAGGCGTTGCGGACGCTCTCGGGCAACCGCGAGATCTACGGGGCCGGCGCGGAGGAGGTCTCGGTCGCGGTCAGGCAGATGGACCTGTTCGGCCAGGATATGATCACCGCCGTCAGGGGGATGGCCGGTCGGACGCCCAGCGAGGACTTCCAGA
Above is a genomic segment from Halomicrobium sp. LC1Hm containing:
- a CDS encoding DUF5793 family protein, with protein sequence MRRDYFDIGVSGTEESSTDDPVIAIAFDGPDELLSDRLTSDGGTLDAGELDVTYRTRADGSEAAGVLSIANRHNGEYVLEANVAPSVVESVVAAASDGEDTRYRLRLTDGDGKSTVYTKEILLVYDESGSLSRGRSLIPGGVEL
- a CDS encoding type II/IV secretion system ATPase subunit, producing the protein MAGDETEHDGSSSTPLSGVRDWLSRTARMLSGAAVPSTNYDPQRHGKLVEYTVPEQYDEIDRYWLNAPFAFASINHDPEADEQFYQVVEPSLDEFERDLLDRLFEDIRGPLIYREDVSDDPEAALAAALRDRIEEYGVVVEPETFYRLLYYLYRSFLGYGRIDPLMHDPDIEDISCDGAGLPIFAYHDAYTDIETSVVYEEGELNDFVIQLAQRSGRHVSVSDPVVSTTLPDGSRIELALGEEVTPRGSAFTIRKYADEPFTPIDLLNYGTFSVEMLAYLWLAIESNKSLIFAGGTAAGKTTSMNAVSMFIPPRSKVLTIEDTRELSLYHDNWLSSVTRERLDESDITMYDLLRSALRHRPEYIIVGEVRGEEAITLFQAMNTGHTTFSTMHADSVQTVINRLENEPINVPRPMVQSLDILCVQVLGRSGGERVRRAKTLAEIEGIDQRTGELDYSNAYAWQADEDYFEDSNSDLLDEIRRERGWSQSELLREMDDRKRFLRYLQAESITDYRRFTAMVNKYYADSETVMERIDQVDLDATP
- a CDS encoding Sir2 family NAD-dependent protein deacetylase, whose translation is MDQAIESKVADLVASLRESDTAVVLTGAGVSTASGIPAFRGEDGLWSEFDPKAFHRRRLDADPAGFWADRLELRERLTGGGSVAPNAAHEAIATLEAEGHVDAVVTQNVDGLHGEAGTEDLIELHGTNERVACDDCGRRTAADPVFERAAEGERPPRCECGGVLRPDVVLFGESLPGEAIERANRLAHRADWLLVAGSSLTVDPAAGLPGRAARSGATVGIVNLDPTEKDDAAAVVVRADVTTILPAIERRV